The DNA region GATGGATGCGTGGCGAGGCAGGACAGACGGACAGGTGCGTGGGCACGTAAatggatggacggacggacAAGCGTATGGCTGCGCCTGTACggggatggatggacagacagacggacagcGGGGGGATGAGGAGGGGAATGGAGAGATGATGGATGCGTGGCGAGGCAGGACAGACGGACAGGTGCGTGGGCACGTAAatggatggacggacggacAAGCGTATGGCTGCGCCTGTACAGGGGTGgatggacggacagacggacagcgGGGGGATGAGGAGGGGAATGGAGAGATGATGGATGCGTGGCAAGGCAGGACAGACGGACAGGTGGGTGGGTACGTAAAAGGATGGACGGACGGACAAGCGTATGGCTGCGCCTGTACGGGGGTGgatggacggacagacggacagcgGGGGGATGAGGAGGGGAATGGAGAGATGATGGATGCGTGGCGAGGCAGGACAGACGGACAGGTGCGTGGGCACGTAAatggatggacggacggacAAGCGTATGGCTGTGTCTGTACGgggatggatggacggacagacggacagcgGGGGGATGAGGAGGGGAACGGAGAGATGATGGATGCGTGGCGAGGCAGGACAGACGGACAGGTGGGCACGTAAAaggatggacagatggacaaGCGTATGGCTGCGCCTGTACGgggatggatggacggacagacggacagcgGGGGGATGAGAAGGGGAACGGAGAGATGATGGATGCATGGCGAGGCAGGACAGACGGACAGGTGCGTGGGCACGTAAatggatggacggacggacAAGCGTATGGCTGCGCCTGTACAGGGGTGgatggacggacagacggacagcgTGGGGATGCGGAGGGGAACGGAGAGATGATGGATGCGTGGCGAGGCAGGACAGACGGACAGGTGGGCACGTAaatggatggacagatggacaaGCGTATGGCTGCGCCTGTACAGGGGTGgatggacggacagacggacagcgGGGGGATGAGGAGGGGAACGGAGAGATGATGGATGCATGGCGAGGCAGGACAGATGGACAGGCGGGCGGGTTGATTGACGGGGagagggacagacagacagacgggTTGGAGGCGGATGGGCGCAGGCAGCGTCACCCAGGTGCCCCGAGCGTCAGGTCTCGGGGGGGGGGCGCAGCGGGGGGGCTCCGCCTgagccccccgtgccccccgacGCGAGACGAAGGCTCCCGGCCTCAGCGCCCGCCTGCCAGCGCGGGGGGGGCGCGCcgaggggggggtccccgccgtGCCCCAGCGCACCCCACACCTCCCCGCGTGCCCCACGGCCTCGCTCTCCGCCCTCCGCCCTCTCGGCTCCGGCCCACGCGCGAGGAGCGACGGACGCCGGCCTCGCCCCCGGCCACCCTCGCCGGCCCCCGTCACCCAGCTGGCCTCGCCCGCGCCCCAGCCAGCCTCTCCATCCGTCCGtcctctccatccatccatccatccatccctctcCATCCGTCCCTCTCCATCCATCCGtcctctccatccatccatccatccatccctctcCATCCGTCCCTCTCCATCCATCCGtcctctccatccatccatccatccctctcCATCCGTccctctccatccatccatccctctcCATCCGTCCGTCCTCTCCATCCGTCCGtcctctccatccatccatccatccctctccatccatccctctcCATCCATCCGTCCCTCTCCATCCGTCCGTCCCTCTCCATCCGTCCCtcttctccatccatccctctccatccatccatccctctcCATCCGTCCGtcctctccatccatccatccatccatccctctcCATCCGTccctctccatccatccatccctctcCATCCGTCCGtcctctccatccatccatccatccctctcCATCCGTccctctccatccatccatccctctcCATCCGTCCGTCCTCTCCATCCGTCCGtcctctccatccatccatccctctcCATCCATCCGTCCCTCTCCATCCGTCCCTCTCCATCCGTCCCTCTTCTCCATCCGCCCCTCTCCATCCATCTGCCCTCTCCATCCATCCGTCCCTCTCCATCCGTCCCTCTCCATCCGTCCCTCTTCTCCAtccatcctctccatcctcccctCTCCATCCGTCTGCCCTCTCCATCCGTCCCTCTTCTCCATCCGCCCCTCTCCATCCATCTGCCCTCTCCATCCATCCGTCCCTCTTCTCCATCCCTCAGTCTCCCCCATCCATCTTCCCACCTATCCCTCCTCTACATCCATccatcctctccctccctcttctccatCCATCTTCTCTATCCACTAACTCAACACCctcatccctccatccatcttctccctccctcctgcatcttctccatccatccctccatccatcttCTCCATCCATCTTCTCCATCTTCTCACTCCCTGCATCTTCTCCACCCATCCCTACATCCatcttctccatctcctccctcctccctgcatcttctccatccatccctccatccatcttCTCCATCCACCCCTCCATCCGtcttctccatccatccctccatccatccctccatcttctccctccctcctgcatcttctccatccatccctccatccatcttctccatcttctccctccctgcatcTTCTCCATCCATCTCTCCATCCAtcttctccatcttctccctcctccctgcatcttctccatccatccctccatccatcttctccctctctgcatcttctccatccatccctccatccatcttctccatcttctccctcctccctgcatcttctccatccatccctccatccaccttctccatcttctccctccctgcatcttctccatccatccctccatccatcttctccatcttctccctcctccctgcatcttctccatccatccctccatccatcttctccatcttctccctctctgcatcttctccatccatccctccatccatcttctccatcttctccctcctccctgcatcttctccatccatccctccatccaccttctccatcttctccctccctgcatcttctccatccatccctccatccatcttctccatcttctccctcctccctgcatcttctccatccatccctccatccatcttctccatcttctccctccctgcaccttctccatccatccctccatccaccttctccatcttctccctccctgcatcttctccatccatccctccagccATCTTCTCCATCTATCCCTCCCTGCATCTTCTCCATCCGTCCCTCCATCCATCTTCTCCATCCATCTTCTCCATCCGTCTTCTCCATCCGtcttctccatccatccctccctccatccatcttccccatccatccctccatccatctcAACCCACCGActccaccctcccaccccccctcccaggCGGCACCTCCTGACCCCCCTTCCCCGCCTCCGCCTCTTCCAGATGACGTCGGCCACCAAGGTGTACTACAGCCAGACCACGCAGACCGACAGCCGCCCGCTCATCGGCTCGGGGCTGCGCCGGCGCCGGGTGATGACCAAGGATGGCCGCAGCAACGTGCGGATGGAGCACATCGCCGACAAGCGCTTCCTGTACCTCAAGGACCTGTGGACCACCTTCATCGACATGCAATGGCGGTACAAGCTGGTCCTCTTCTCCGCCACCTTCGCCGGCACCTGGTTTGCCTTTGGCGTCATCTGGTACCTGGTGGCCGTGGTCCACGGGGATCTGCTGGAGTTTGACCCGCCGGCCAACCACACGCCGTGCGTCATGCAGGTGCACACCCTCACCGGcgccttcctcttctccctggaGTCCCAGACCACCATTGGCTACGGCTTCCGCTACATCAGCGAGGAGTGTCCCCTCGCCATCGTCCTGCTCATCACCCAGCTGGTCCTCACCACCATCATGGAGATCTTCATCACCGGCACCTTCCTGGCCAAGATCGCCCGGCCCAAGAAGCGCGCCGAGACCATCAAGTTCAGTCAAAACGCGGTGGTGGCCCAACACAACGGCAAGACCTGCCTGATGATCCGCGTGGCCAACATGCGCAAGAGCCTCCTCATCGGCTGCCAGGTGACGGGCAAGCTCCTCCAGACCCACCTCACCAAGGAGGGCGAGAGCGTCCGCCTCAACCAGGTCAACGTGGACTTCCAGGTGGACACCTCCTCCGACAGCCCCTTCCTCATCCTGCCCCTCACCTTCTACCACGTGGTGGACGACGCCAGCCCCTTCCGGGACGTGGCCCTACGGACGGGCGAAGGCGACTTCGAGCTGGTGGTCATCCTCAGCGGCACCGTGGAGTCCACCAGCGCCACGTGCCAGGTGCGCACCTCCTACCTGCCCGAGGAGATCCTCTGGGGCTACGAGTTCACCCCGGCCATCTCCCTCTCGGCCAGCGGCAAGTACGTGGCCGACTTCAGCCTCTTCGACCAGGTGGTGAAGGTGACGGCACCCTGTTGCCTCCACGAGACCGTGCGGTTCGGGGACCCTGAGAAGGTGAAGCTGGAGGAATCCCTGCGGGAAGCggcggagcgggagcgggagggagCACCCCTGAGCGTCCGCATCAGCAACGTCTGAGCGCCCGCCGGCACGCCGCCGATGCCGCCGGCGGTGCCGCCAGCCCCGGGAGGTGCCCACCAGCCCCCCGGAGATGCCCACCAGCGCCTGGAGGTGCCCACCAGCCCCCGGAGGTGCCCACCAGCCCCTGGAGGTGCCACCAGCCCCTGGAGGTGCCACCAGCCCCCGGAGGTGCCCACCAGGCCCCGGAGGTGCCACCAGCCCCCGGAGGTGCCCACCAGCCCCTGGAGGTGCCCACCAGCCCCTGGAGGTGCCACCAGCCCCCCGGAGATGCCCACCAGCCCCCCGGAGATGCCCACCAGGCCCCGGAGGTGCCCACCAGCCCCTGGAGGTGCCACCAGCCCCCCGGAGATGCCCACCAGCGCCTGGAGGTGCCCACCAGCCCCCGGAGGTGCCCACCAGCCCCTGGAGGTGCCCACCAGCGCCTGGAGGTGCCCACCAGCCCCCGGAGGTGCCCACCAGCCCCTGGAGGTGCCACCAGTGCCTGGAGGTGCCACCAGCCCCCGGAGGTGCCCACCAGGCCCCGGAGGTGCCACCAGCCCCCGGAGGTGCCCACCAGCCCCTGGAGGTGCCCACCAGCCCCCGGAGGTGCCACCAGCCCCACGGAGGTGCCCACCAGCCCCCGGAGGTGCCCACCAGGCCCCGGAGGTGCCACCAGCCCCCGGAGGTGCCCACCAGCCCCTGGAGGTGCCCACCAGCCCCGGGAGGTGCCCACCAGCCCCCGGAGATGCCCACCAGTGCCTGGAGGTGCCCACCAGCCCCTGGAGGTGCCACCAGCCCCCCGGAG from Pelecanus crispus isolate bPelCri1 chromosome 22, bPelCri1.pri, whole genome shotgun sequence includes:
- the KCNJ10 gene encoding ATP-sensitive inward rectifier potassium channel 10, producing MTSATKVYYSQTTQTDSRPLIGSGLRRRRVMTKDGRSNVRMEHIADKRFLYLKDLWTTFIDMQWRYKLVLFSATFAGTWFAFGVIWYLVAVVHGDLLEFDPPANHTPCVMQVHTLTGAFLFSLESQTTIGYGFRYISEECPLAIVLLITQLVLTTIMEIFITGTFLAKIARPKKRAETIKFSQNAVVAQHNGKTCLMIRVANMRKSLLIGCQVTGKLLQTHLTKEGESVRLNQVNVDFQVDTSSDSPFLILPLTFYHVVDDASPFRDVALRTGEGDFELVVILSGTVESTSATCQVRTSYLPEEILWGYEFTPAISLSASGKYVADFSLFDQVVKVTAPCCLHETVRFGDPEKVKLEESLREAAEREREGAPLSVRISNV